Proteins co-encoded in one Kribbella solani genomic window:
- a CDS encoding class I SAM-dependent methyltransferase, with amino-acid sequence MVDRRRRSVRTALIGEALRVALAGRERTDPGAGLDIVDLGGGTGGFAVPLAVEGHRVTVVDPSPDALASLERRASDEGVSDLIRGVQGDAAELPGLAGESSADAVLCHGVLEVVDDPVQALQAMASVLREGGVLSLLVAQRNAVVLARALAGHLAEARIALQDPDGRWGATDPMPRRFDEAGITGQLADAGFMVHTVHGVRTFADLVPSAFVDSEPGAAESLADLERAASQHPAFRALATQLHILATR; translated from the coding sequence ATGGTGGATCGGCGGCGGCGGAGTGTGCGTACTGCGTTGATCGGGGAGGCATTACGCGTCGCGCTGGCCGGCCGGGAACGTACCGATCCGGGCGCCGGGCTGGACATCGTCGACCTCGGTGGCGGTACCGGTGGATTCGCGGTGCCGCTGGCGGTCGAAGGGCACCGGGTGACGGTCGTCGATCCGAGCCCGGACGCGCTGGCGTCGCTCGAGCGGCGGGCCAGTGACGAAGGGGTCAGCGACCTGATCCGTGGCGTCCAGGGCGACGCGGCCGAGCTGCCGGGTCTGGCGGGGGAGTCGAGCGCGGACGCGGTGCTGTGTCACGGCGTGCTTGAGGTTGTGGACGATCCGGTACAGGCGTTGCAGGCGATGGCGTCGGTGCTGCGGGAGGGCGGCGTACTGAGTCTGCTGGTTGCCCAGCGCAACGCCGTGGTCCTCGCGCGGGCGCTGGCCGGCCATCTGGCCGAGGCGCGGATCGCTTTGCAGGACCCGGACGGCCGGTGGGGTGCCACCGATCCGATGCCGCGCCGGTTCGACGAGGCCGGTATCACCGGGCAGCTGGCCGATGCCGGGTTCATGGTGCACACGGTGCACGGGGTGCGTACGTTCGCCGATCTGGTGCCGTCCGCGTTCGTCGACTCCGAGCCGGGCGCGGCCGAGTCCCTGGCCGATCTGGAACGCGCCGCCAGCCAGCACCCCGCTTTCCGGGCCCTGGCCACCCAACTCCACATCCTCGCCACCCGCTGA
- a CDS encoding transglutaminaseTgpA domain-containing protein: protein MTGHARISIAAWGATVLGSLVLTPVFSGPFLFISAFLCALITGIGVLLQNLRTPRVIVPIVQLVALVELLSLFFLHGTMKFGVLPWRATAVEFNSRMVDAMDSINRFSAPLPQDSHLTLFAVTVIAVTGLLIHVVAVQLRQAAWSGLLLLIMYTVPAATVHGGLPWLLFIPPAVGYILLLSAEGRSRLSRWGRRISGVSHLDAAEPVEASALGQAGRRIGLTVVAIAALLPALLPSLPEGVIGNGLAGGGTGPGIGASISSTDPMLDMGKNLKQGENVVALTYKGGPSGGSYMRLTALDLFDGNTWRIAPRPEGQKITGDLNPPPGYTGDLSTVQQDSMQVDVSRSFRSQFVPVPYPLHSISLKKDWRYDPNSLDVVSANGSIIAGKKYDLTSYDLQPTPDQLHESVTTAAPDAYTMTVPKSTPLDIKQKTNEITAPAAGNKFEMAVLIQNWFRSIGGFTYSTANAKGSGMSALEDFLLKNKEGYCEQFSTGMALMARLVGIPSRVGIGFLPGQAGKDGVYTVRMHDMHAWPELYFQGIGWVRFEPTPSARVASTPNWTVAATGDPTSPTTAPTNAPATPGSTNTPGIDKPRHDPNLPDQSGAPVVGSGNWFTNGGGQVLAGVFGALLVLSIPWLMRMLTRRRRFLRPPGRTAAEGLWSEVRDTSRDLGLDWSEVSTPRQTGQWLVSKLPADTHTAARRLARGIEALRYAEGTNPELDLRPEAAAVRKALWAQAPARRKWRARLLPPSWRWYVRRGTTEASDLLDDFDLLLARLRTRLLPTRRPHTN, encoded by the coding sequence ATGACTGGTCACGCCCGGATTTCCATCGCTGCCTGGGGTGCGACCGTGCTCGGGTCGCTGGTGCTGACGCCGGTGTTCTCCGGGCCGTTCCTGTTCATCAGCGCGTTCCTGTGTGCCCTGATCACTGGGATCGGCGTGCTGCTGCAGAACCTGCGTACGCCGCGGGTCATCGTGCCGATCGTCCAGCTGGTCGCACTGGTGGAGCTGCTGTCATTGTTCTTCCTGCACGGGACGATGAAGTTCGGTGTACTCCCCTGGCGGGCGACCGCTGTCGAGTTCAACTCGCGGATGGTCGACGCGATGGACTCCATCAACCGGTTCAGTGCACCGCTGCCGCAGGACTCGCATCTGACGCTGTTCGCGGTCACGGTGATCGCGGTGACCGGGCTGCTGATCCATGTCGTCGCCGTGCAGCTCCGGCAGGCCGCGTGGTCGGGCCTGCTGCTGCTGATCATGTACACGGTGCCTGCCGCTACCGTGCACGGCGGTCTGCCGTGGCTGCTGTTCATCCCACCGGCCGTCGGCTACATCCTGCTGCTGTCCGCCGAGGGCCGCAGCCGGCTCAGCCGCTGGGGCCGCCGGATCTCCGGTGTCTCGCACCTGGACGCGGCCGAGCCGGTGGAGGCGTCCGCGCTCGGCCAGGCCGGTCGCCGGATCGGCCTGACCGTAGTAGCGATCGCCGCGCTGTTGCCCGCGTTGCTGCCGTCCCTGCCGGAAGGTGTCATCGGCAACGGTCTGGCCGGCGGCGGCACCGGTCCCGGCATCGGCGCGTCGATCTCGTCGACCGACCCGATGCTGGACATGGGCAAGAACCTCAAACAGGGCGAGAACGTGGTCGCGCTGACCTACAAGGGCGGTCCGTCCGGCGGTTCGTACATGCGGCTGACCGCGCTCGACCTGTTCGACGGCAACACCTGGCGGATCGCGCCGCGCCCGGAGGGCCAGAAGATCACCGGCGACCTGAACCCGCCACCCGGGTACACCGGTGACCTGTCGACGGTGCAGCAGGACAGCATGCAGGTCGATGTCAGCCGGAGCTTCCGGTCCCAGTTCGTCCCGGTGCCGTACCCGCTGCACTCGATCTCGCTCAAGAAGGACTGGCGCTACGACCCGAACTCGCTGGACGTGGTTTCCGCCAACGGGTCGATCATCGCCGGCAAGAAGTACGACCTCACTTCGTACGACCTGCAGCCGACGCCGGACCAGCTGCACGAGTCGGTCACGACCGCAGCGCCGGACGCGTACACGATGACGGTGCCGAAGAGTACGCCGCTGGACATCAAGCAGAAGACCAACGAGATCACCGCGCCGGCCGCGGGCAACAAGTTCGAGATGGCGGTGCTGATCCAGAACTGGTTCCGCAGCATCGGCGGGTTCACGTACAGCACCGCGAACGCCAAGGGCAGCGGGATGTCCGCGCTCGAAGACTTCCTGCTGAAGAACAAGGAAGGGTACTGCGAGCAGTTCTCCACCGGGATGGCGCTGATGGCCCGGCTGGTCGGGATTCCGTCCCGGGTCGGCATCGGCTTCCTGCCCGGTCAGGCCGGCAAGGACGGCGTGTACACGGTGCGGATGCACGACATGCACGCCTGGCCGGAGCTGTACTTCCAGGGCATCGGCTGGGTCCGGTTCGAGCCGACCCCGTCCGCCCGGGTCGCGAGTACGCCGAACTGGACCGTCGCCGCCACCGGTGACCCGACCAGCCCGACGACCGCGCCGACCAACGCGCCGGCGACGCCGGGCAGCACGAACACGCCGGGCATCGACAAGCCGCGCCACGACCCGAACCTGCCGGACCAGAGCGGCGCTCCGGTCGTTGGCTCCGGCAACTGGTTCACCAACGGTGGCGGGCAGGTGCTGGCCGGCGTCTTCGGGGCGTTGCTGGTGCTGTCGATTCCGTGGCTGATGCGGATGCTGACCCGGCGGCGGCGATTCCTGCGACCGCCGGGACGTACGGCGGCTGAAGGTTTGTGGTCGGAGGTCCGGGACACGTCGCGTGACCTTGGGCTGGACTGGTCGGAGGTATCGACACCTCGGCAGACCGGTCAGTGGCTGGTGTCCAAGCTTCCCGCCGACACGCATACCGCGGCTCGGCGGTTGGCTCGGGGCATCGAGGCATTGCGGTACGCGGAGGGTACGAATCCCGAGCTGGACCTCCGGCCGGAAGCAGCCGCGGTACGGAAGGCGCTCTGGGCTCAGGCGCCGGCCCGGCGGAAGTGGCGGGCGCGGCTGTTGCCGCCGTCCTGGCGCTGGTACGTACGCCGCGGCACCACCGAGGCATCGGACCTACTCGACGACTTCGACCTGCTACTCGCCCGCCTCCGGACCCGGCTGCTCCCAACCCGACGCCCCCACACAAACTAA
- a CDS encoding AAA family ATPase: MEQVIEGKPDVVEVAVTVLLAEGHLLIEDVPGVGKTMLAKALAKSIDCSVRRIQFTPDLLPSDITGVSVFNQEIRDFEFKPGAVFANIVVGDEINRASPKTQAALLESMEERQVTVDTTTYHLESPFMVIATQNPIEMEGTYPLPEAQRDRFMARVSMGYPEPAAELRMLDGHAADDPLLSLQPVTDGQQILRLVKTVQSVHVSESVKEYAVALVGATRRSQELRLGASPRSTLHLVRAARAAAALDSREFVLPDDIQELAVPVLAHRVLPAAEAHLGGRGAAEIISGLVSSVALPRTRRD, from the coding sequence ATGGAGCAGGTGATCGAGGGCAAGCCCGACGTGGTCGAGGTGGCCGTCACGGTCCTGCTGGCCGAGGGCCATCTGCTGATCGAGGACGTCCCGGGCGTCGGCAAGACGATGCTGGCCAAGGCGCTGGCGAAGTCGATCGACTGCAGCGTGCGACGGATCCAGTTCACGCCGGACCTGCTGCCGTCCGACATCACCGGGGTGTCGGTCTTCAACCAGGAGATCCGCGACTTCGAGTTCAAGCCCGGCGCGGTGTTCGCGAACATCGTCGTCGGCGACGAGATCAACCGGGCCTCGCCGAAGACCCAGGCCGCGCTGCTGGAGTCGATGGAGGAGCGTCAGGTCACGGTCGACACCACCACGTACCACCTCGAGTCGCCGTTCATGGTGATCGCCACCCAGAACCCGATCGAGATGGAAGGTACGTACCCGCTGCCGGAGGCGCAACGCGACCGGTTCATGGCGCGCGTCTCGATGGGGTACCCGGAGCCGGCCGCCGAGCTGCGGATGCTCGACGGGCACGCCGCCGACGATCCACTGCTGAGCCTGCAGCCGGTGACCGACGGGCAGCAGATCCTGCGGCTGGTGAAGACGGTGCAGTCCGTGCACGTGTCCGAGTCGGTGAAGGAGTACGCCGTCGCGCTGGTCGGCGCGACCCGGCGGTCGCAGGAGCTCCGGCTCGGCGCCAGCCCGCGGTCGACGCTGCACCTGGTCCGGGCGGCACGGGCCGCGGCGGCATTGGACTCACGTGAGTTCGTGCTGCCGGACGACATTCAGGAGCTCGCGGTGCCGGTGCTGGCGCACCGCGTGCTTCCGGCGGCTGAGGCGCATCTCGGTGGGCGCGGTGCAGCCGAAATCATCTCCGGGTTGGTGTCCAGCGTGGCCCTTCCCCGTACGCGTCGGGACTGA
- a CDS encoding DUF58 domain-containing protein, with amino-acid sequence MRQALRGLTTRGRAFVAAGITASLCALLLGQKDLLRVGILLAALPVVAALVVGRTRLRLQVRRSLSPDQVPVGVQANVELTLSNEGRMPAGLLLLEDRIPYVLGHRPRFVVDRVSPNWRRTVTYPVKSDVRGLFQVGPLMLTVADPFGLVETSRTFTRSHHLLVTPRVHRLPEIRLGADRAGSGENRPRAISSAGEEDATVREYRDGDDLRRVHWRSTARRGELMVRREEQPWQSRCALFLDARTISHHGHGPSSSLEWAVSAAASIGIDRVRRGYATTMLGGPTTISAINHRSSAAVHQPLTQQQLLTECATVEEHRYAELSPLLTVDRHAQEPSLVIAILGACSSDDVTSLNRWRTSQATGVVLLLDAASWAVGAEATEKAARLTATTDATEHELRRNGWRVARVRRGDHLPTVWSGLGLRSGRIA; translated from the coding sequence ATGCGGCAGGCACTGCGCGGACTGACCACCAGAGGGCGGGCGTTCGTCGCGGCCGGTATCACCGCGTCGTTGTGCGCGCTCCTGCTCGGCCAGAAGGACCTGCTGCGGGTCGGCATCCTGCTGGCCGCGCTGCCGGTGGTCGCGGCGCTGGTCGTCGGCCGGACCCGGCTGCGGCTCCAGGTGCGGCGCAGTCTGTCACCGGACCAGGTACCGGTCGGCGTCCAGGCGAACGTCGAGCTGACGTTGAGCAACGAGGGCCGGATGCCGGCCGGGCTGCTTCTGCTGGAGGACCGGATTCCATACGTACTCGGGCACCGGCCGCGGTTCGTCGTCGACCGCGTCAGCCCGAACTGGCGGCGTACGGTCACGTACCCGGTGAAGTCGGACGTGCGTGGCTTGTTCCAGGTCGGGCCGTTGATGCTGACCGTGGCTGATCCGTTCGGGCTGGTGGAGACCAGCCGGACGTTCACCCGGAGCCACCACCTGCTGGTGACGCCACGCGTGCATCGGCTGCCGGAGATCCGGCTCGGCGCGGACCGGGCCGGCTCGGGCGAGAACCGGCCGCGGGCGATCTCGTCGGCCGGCGAAGAAGACGCGACGGTGCGCGAGTACCGCGATGGTGACGACCTGCGCCGGGTGCACTGGCGGTCGACCGCGCGCCGGGGTGAGCTGATGGTGCGCCGCGAGGAACAGCCGTGGCAGAGCCGGTGCGCGTTGTTCCTCGACGCGCGGACGATCTCACACCACGGGCACGGTCCGTCGTCGAGTCTCGAATGGGCAGTGAGCGCGGCGGCGTCGATCGGCATCGACCGGGTCCGCCGCGGGTACGCGACCACGATGCTCGGCGGACCGACCACGATCTCGGCGATCAACCATCGTTCGTCAGCCGCGGTACATCAGCCGCTCACGCAGCAGCAGCTGCTGACCGAGTGCGCGACCGTCGAAGAACACCGGTACGCCGAGCTCAGCCCACTGCTGACAGTTGATCGGCATGCGCAGGAGCCCAGCCTGGTGATCGCGATCCTCGGCGCTTGCAGTTCTGATGACGTGACCTCCCTGAACCGCTGGCGGACCAGCCAGGCGACCGGAGTCGTGCTGCTGCTGGACGCGGCCAGCTGGGCGGTGGGCGCCGAGGCGACCGAGAAGGCCGCCCGCCTGACCGCCACGACAGACGCCACCGAACACGAGCTCCGCCGCAACGGCTGGCGAGTAGCCCGAGTCCGCCGCGGCGACCATCTACCTACTGTCTGGTCCGGCCTCGGCTTACGAAGCGGGAGAATCGCATGA
- a CDS encoding DUF3040 domain-containing protein, which yields MPLSEEEQRQFEQLERALAAEDPKFVSAMRGTNVRLYYKRRAVLAGAGFVLGIAVLMTGAILPNTIIGVIGFVMMVACLYIAALSMKRISNAGESDDIPPPPPTKRHRTKHDSSGTFMERMEDRWRRRRDEDL from the coding sequence GTGCCCCTCTCGGAAGAAGAGCAGCGCCAGTTCGAGCAGCTCGAACGTGCCCTTGCTGCGGAAGACCCGAAGTTCGTTTCCGCCATGCGTGGGACCAATGTGCGCTTGTACTACAAGCGCCGGGCAGTGCTTGCCGGCGCTGGGTTCGTGCTGGGTATCGCGGTGCTGATGACCGGTGCCATCCTGCCGAACACGATCATCGGTGTGATCGGGTTCGTGATGATGGTCGCGTGTCTGTACATCGCGGCGCTGAGCATGAAACGGATCAGCAACGCGGGGGAGTCGGACGACATCCCACCGCCGCCGCCGACCAAACGGCACCGGACGAAGCACGACTCGTCCGGCACCTTCATGGAGCGGATGGAAGACCGCTGGCGCCGCCGCCGCGACGAGGACCTCTGA